The Pseudophryne corroboree isolate aPseCor3 unplaced genomic scaffold, aPseCor3.hap2 scaffold_1262, whole genome shotgun sequence genome includes the window ctttcggcagaaatcctGATTGTCTCTCCCTATGGTAGGGATGTTCCCAATACGGAATCCTCGTGGAATAAGTTTTTCTCGGAAACAATCAGAGAGGGAGACTCCATGCAAAAAGAAGTCCACTTCTCTTTTTCTCAGTTTTAATAGTTGTCCAATCAGATGTTCAATCGATTCTGTCCCGTTGGTGTCAGAAATTTTCTCTGAGAAGAGAATGGATTAAGCCTCTGAATCAGTGAATGTAAGTTGTTCTCCTACTGGTAAAACGAAATCGCTGAACCTTGGAACCGGTTCCTGAGATGTCATCACACAGCCACTCCACCACTACAGTGAGATAACATCTCAGGAACCTCATGAAGGATATCttgtataatgctgtggagggggcccCGGCTATTGGGTTCCCATGGAATCACCACAGTGTATATGTGCAGGTGCCTGCAACTCCCTTCCAGTAGGTAGCAGCCTCCCGGGTGCCTCTCCTAACCTCTGGTAGGTAAATGTAGATAGAACAAACGGATGGCACTCCTTGGATAAATAAAACTCAGAACACGTTCTGGGGGTCAGCGATTTCATTTTAACAATAGGAGAACCACTATCTTAATAATATAAAAACATAcacgtaataagtgtttattactcacctgtgctgatatctgtagggatttccttctCCTTACACtgatgatcacccctcacatacgtctcttcttctccctctgtatcttccgccttcatatcagtcacatacgtctcttcttctccctctatatcttctgccttcatatcagtcacatacgtctcttcttcttcctctatatcttctgccttcatatcagtcacatacgtctcttcttctccctctgtatcttctgccttcatatcagtcacatacgtctcttcttctccctctgtatcttctgccttcatatcagtcacatacgtctcttcttctccctctgtatcttctgccttcatatcagccacatacgtctcttcttctccctctgtatcttctgccttcatatcagtcacatacgtctcttgttctccccctatatcttctgttttaatatcagacagactttCTTcctaaaaaacaaacacacaaaaaaacactctgacatttgcatacagtcagattaaagtttggtgaaacagtataatatcagtgtataagacacagcaactctacagatcatatattgacagttcacaacacccatagagggagaaaataacTTGTGGCGAGCCCGAATGGGGATTTCTAGCGCTCTcaacgctgctggcatactggtggcaagGATGCAGCTGTCAGTATACTGAAGGCCAGCGTCCCGGCCGCATTTAAATCGTACGTATTCCACCCACTTACCTGATCCTtccgtgggatcctgtgattctcctctgtacaatcctgggaatacagaggagggggacatctctctggggtatctctgttactgggcccatctgtaggagacacacagtgactgagtacagtgtatatatgtgattatcaggtgatgtgtttatatagggggccccatacctgctctcccctgtacaaaacatgacagtctcctcttacccagtgatgtgaggggccggtgattctccatcatcacgtccttgtacagacccctgtgttc containing:
- the LOC134993219 gene encoding uncharacterized protein LOC134993219, encoding MDMDRSHRTERIIHITMEIIYLLTGEDYTVVKKTSSDFETCSSRPRVSGGLNRNRSPITVPQPYSLIHERPNDQKILELANKIIQLLTGEEGEYIEEHRGLYKDVMMENHRPLTSLDGPSNRDTPERCPPPLYSQDCTEENHRIPRKDQEESLSDIKTEDIGGEQETYVTDMKAEDTEGEEETYVADMKAEDTEGEEETYVTDMKAEDTEGEEETYVTDMKAEDTEGEEETYVTDMKAEDIEEEEETYVTDMKAEDIEGEEETYVTDMKAEDTEGEEETYVRGDHQCKEKEIPTDISTEKISDTNGTESIEHLIGQLLKLRKREVDFFLHGVSLSDCFREKLIPRGFRIGNIPTIGRDNQDFCRKWAAILNKCSFDLILLVIEESRRELNNTKAKISAFENVNLERINHEAPEYWLSKLTQQVGQYRTNVIKFKKNKLEIVKKDYEQHRVYSWAYHKSQGQQRPVNPRRRFHIH